One window of the Sander lucioperca isolate FBNREF2018 chromosome 5, SLUC_FBN_1.2, whole genome shotgun sequence genome contains the following:
- the sipa1l3 gene encoding signal-induced proliferation-associated 1-like protein 3 isoform X1 yields MNSYRDRGVTCTSSDLLDGGGGGFPQHTAFRHTPNGHPAPGPTDPAIQPRISVPKMGVRARIAEWPPRRAQSRESLLENGQIVSIHHGDDCSTSVSSSVMSSDIGLVRGGVARLPRRRSKDVEFRGGGFGVERCSPFSLRAYPPLRQRSNSEVTLSEQDENEVEVRGGVGMGNLFREYGSTSSIDIQGIPEQSFFDMLSQFHQERPDQRSSAPIHLGELLHAPDSPPSAPLPSAPSPGPTGGEVIGTGRKDGAERVRKKSGGTESSLGTSSLFRKLRSSSRNELDGGKGETTEDGGGRGSADASYKPWVCPKSFVHFDAQSILFDLHEAAAQRGYAAQRRNTATGASAASVSLSVSRSSAPTVNDPVYSSIEDLTLSLDPSSMTPSLGVDLMDGPHGAHSSSPLLLCCPHFLNETGGHGERNISFLSSSAERDGGGDGARGWLRRSNASVSVLEVPIEQQVTRLERLKLYGIEHVDLGARYYRDYFHGKEHSNYFGTEDKLGAVAVSIRREKLEDTKDLKDQYQYRLIVRTSELVTLRGSILEDAVASTGRHGTVRGLPLKEVLEQVVPELNVSCLRLALSTPKVTEQLLKLDEQGLSQKHKVGVLLCRAGQSTEEEMYNNEEASPAFSAFLELLGEQVLLKGFTKYAAQLDTKTDSTGTHSLYTTYQGYEVMFHVSTMLPYMPNNPQQLLRKRHIGNDIVTIIFQEPGALPFTPQNIRSHFQHVFVIVRVHNPCSEGTCYSVAVTRMKDVPPFGPPIPSGVTFRDPETFRNFLLAKVINAETAAHKSEKFHTMATRTRQEYLRDLAENYVSSTPLDSAGKLNNLISLASKKRERSKAREGAELGAAGAVAWRVQAQDFSGGGTELPCALGLSAEYVLLTDCSTKEVVFNCFCADVIGWTPERLALKIFYGRGDHIAVRVPEGCAPDIREMVQRLKSLTVGCETVDMTLRRNGLGQLGFHVRLDGTVAEVEEYGFAWQAGLRQGSRLVEICKVAAVTLTHEQMIDLLRTSVTVKVVIIPPYEEGGPRRGCTEEYEMKTMEQKPEPEPLAAGYRPSPRPTWRWDSPPIPPGLHSAPNPQRWAPMGPPPPPLPRSHKTLMPVPYREPQHLNSKRPVSYPENHYSLSPAVGDRMLPYRNPSASFSSPSSGLLALSTIGPPGITPGPFVRYKPSPDRYGAGQRPLLPYEPHLSVDINSSGESSSGFTSQDSTMERCKTEPLWHVPATPSRGPGGGGGQRRLTRQDVPGKDSPNRHSKGETQYSSHSSSNTLSSNASSSHSDERWFDGGAGGERGGGGCLGDPADPDPDLLNKGGSNDSGIDASTHYNNNRPGNMSNSQSHKPMHCFAAYSGVPELSVGRSSGSSGEARRRESSPIIPAAANQNKGYRTRTFPPPGSSTDKIDAFKPRAYTPQGYRTPTAEKARPVRAATTTPTSAQLSSVPLSSSAPKAFYGKSRQAAWQNGDTSPSPLNATTTSSSDSSNSKKQVDTNSKNVFGQPRLRASLRDLRSPRRTYKSTIEDDLKKLIIMDNPGEAPQRDPSPRRTLQRTFSDESLCSGRREASFANSEKPTTPTDVLFTCTLPTRRHAVSSNHMQSKKVPLSASELSLTEVRDKVPPLRRLDPGLMPLPDTACGLEWSSLVNAAKAYEGEDGGTSGLAQRAVSLFSLTEPQVGGPDMRPVVSPVQFQTPQTPRTTPTFSGDEVPNDLSGRLYHLEVMLKQLNTDLEKEKLDKVVLLAEMANLRENNQRLQEESHTASEQLRKFNRLFTNSDKTESGHEAHS; encoded by the exons ATGAACAGCTACAGAGACAGAGGGGTCACTTGCACCTCCTCAGACCTCctggatggaggaggaggagggtttcCCCAGCACACTGCGTTTCGTCACACACCCAATGGCCACCCGGCTCCTGGCCCCACAGATCCAGCCATCCAACCACGCATCTCTGTGCCCAAAATGGGTGTTCGGGCGCGGATTGCAGAATGGCCCCCACGCCGTGCGCAGTCCAGGGAGTCACTACTAGAAAATGGGCAAATTGTCAGCATTCACCATGGAGATGACTGCTCCACTTCAGTTTCCTCATCGGTTATGTCATCTGACATCGGGCTGGTGCGGGGAGGGGTTGCCAGGTTGCCACGACGACGGTCGAAGGATGTAGAGTTTAGAGGAGGAGGGTTTGGCGTTGAAAGATGTTCACCATTTAGCCTGAGAGCGTACCCACCACTGAGACAGCGCTCAAACAGCGAGGTGACGCTGAGCGAACAGGACGAAAATGAG GTGGAGGTTCGTGGAGGTGTCGGGATGGGAAACCTGTTCAGAGAGTATGGCAGCACCTCCTCCATCGACATCCAGGGCATTCCTGAGCAgagcttttttgacatgctcAGCCAGTTCCACCAGGAGAGGCCTGACCAGCGCAGCTCAGCACCCATACACCTCGGGGAGCTGCTGCACGCTCCAGACTCGCCACCAAGCGCACCTCTCCCCTCTGCCCCCTCACCTGGTCCCACAGGTGGGGAAGTAATAGGGACAGGAAGGAAAGACGGAGCTGAGAGAGTGAGGAAGAAAAGTGGAGGGACGGAGTCGTCACTGGGCACCTCCTCTTTGTTCAGGAAACTTAGGAGCTCTAGTCGCAATGAGCTGGATGGAGGGAAAGGAGAAACAACCGAGGACGGGGGAGGCCGGGGTTCAGCAGACGCCTCCTACAAACCGTGGGTATGTCCTAAGAGCTTTGTCCACTTCGATGCTCAGAGCATCCTGTTTGACCTCCACGAGGCAGCGGCTCAGCGGGGCTACGCCGCCCAGAGGAGGAACACGGCCACGGGGGCATCAGCTGCATCAgtgtccctgtctgtctccagaTCCTCGGCTCCAACTGTGAACGACCCAGTGTACTCCAGCATAGAGGATCTGACCCTGAGCCTCGACCCCAGCTCCATGACACCCTCCCTGGGTGTGGACCTAATGGACGGGCCTCATGGAGCCCACAGCTCGAGCCCACTGCTCCTCTGCTGCCCCCACTTCCTCAATGAGACTGGAGGCCACGGGGAGCGCAATATCAGCTTCCTCAGCTCGTCAGCAGAGCGAGACGGAGGAGGAGACGGAGCGAGGGGTTGGCTCAGGAGGAGTAACGCCAGCGTCTCAGTGCTGGAGGTGCCTATTGAACAGCAGGTTACAAGACTGGAAAGACTGAAACTGTACGGCATAGAGCATGTAGATCTGGGGGCCAGGTACTACAGAGACTACTTCCATGGGAAAG AGCACTCAAACTACTTTGGGACAGAGGATAAGCTGGGTGCTGTGGCCGTGAGCATCCGCAGGGAGAAACTGGAAGACACCAAAGACCTGAAAGACCAGTACCAGTACCGCCTTATCGTCCGAACAAGCGAG CTTGTGACCCTGCGAGGCTCCATTTTAGAGGATGCGGTGGCATCTACGGGGAGGCATGGCACGGTGCGGGGTCTGCCGCTCAAGGAAGTCCTGGAGCAGGTCGTCCCTGAGCTCAACGTGTCCTGTTTGAGACTGGCGCTCAGCACACCCAAAGTCACAGAGCAACTGCTTAAACTGGACGAACAGGGG TTGAGTCAGAAGCACAAGGTGGGTGTTCTGCTGTGCCGTGCGGGCCAGAGCACAGAGGAGGAGATGTACAACAACGAGGAGGCGTCACCCGCCTTCTCTGCCTTCCTGGAGCTGCTTGGGGAGCAGGTGCTTCTCAAAGGATTCACCAAATACGCTGCGCAGCTCGACACAAAGA CGGACTCCACGGGCACCCACTCTCTGTACACCACCTACCAGGGCTACGAGGTCATGTTCCACGTGTCTACCATGCTGCCGTACATGCCCAACAACCCACAGCAG CTCCTGAGAAAGAGGCACATAGGGAACGACATTGTCACTATAATCTTTCAGGAGCCAGGAGCATTGCCTTTCACCCCGCAGAATATTCGCTCCCACTTCCAGCACGTCTTTGTTATTGTCCGTGTGCACAACCCCTGCTCTGAAGGCACCTGTTACAG TGTTGCTGTGACAAGAATGAAGGATGTTCCTCCCTTCGGCCCACCCATCCCCAGCGGCGTCACCTTCCGTGACCCAGAAACCTTTCGTAACTTCCTTCTAGCCAAAGTTATCAATGCAGAAACTGCAGCGCACAAGTCAGAGAAGTTCCACACTATGGCGACACGAACGCGGCAGGAGTACCTGCGTGACCTGGCTGAGAACTACGTCAGCAGCACTCCGCTCGACTCTGCTGGCAAGCTTAACAACCTCATCTCCCTCGCATCTAAAAAACGGGAGCGCTCCAAGGCGAGAGAGGGAGCGGAGTTGGGAGCTGCGGGGGCCGTCGCCTGGAGGGTCCAGGCCCAGGACTTCAGTGGAGGTGGGACTGAGCTCCCCTGTGCCTTGGGTTTGTCAGCTGAATACGTCCTCCTGACAGACTGCTCCACCAAAGAGGTGGTGTTCAACTGTTTCTGTGCGGACGTGATTGGCTGGACACCGGAGCGGCTGGCGCTGAAGATCTTTTACGGCAGAGGGGACCACATCGCTGTGCGGGTACCAGAGGGCTGTGCACCAGACATTAGAGAGATGGTGCAGAGGTTAAAG TCGTTGACAGTGGGGTGTGAGACCGTGGATATGACTCTGAGAAGAAACGGACTGGGACAACTGGGCTTCCATGTTCGCCTGGACGGCACTGTGGCTGAG GTGGAGGAATACGGTTTTGCCTGGCAGGCGGGActgagacagggcagtcggttGGTGGAGATCTGCAAGGTTGCTGCAGTGACGCTGACTCACGAGCAGATGATCGACCTCCTAAGGACGTCGGTCACGGTCAAAGTCGTCATCATTCCTCCGTACGAAGAGGGGGGGCCTCGCAG GGGCTGCACAGAGGAGTATGAGATGAAGACCATGGAGCAGAAGCCAGAACCTGAGCCTCTGGCAGCAGGCTATCGACCCTCCCCTCGCCCGACGTGGCGATGGGACAGCCCACCCATTCCTCCAGGGCTCCACAGTGCCCCCAACCCACAGCGCTGGGCCCCCATGGGTCCCCCGCCTCCTCCACTGCCCCGCTCACACAAGACCCTGATGCCTGTTCCCTACAGGGAGCCCCAGCACCTCAACTCTAAGAG GCCAGTGAGCTACCCAGAAAACCACTACAGTCTGTCTCCTGCAGTAGGCGACCGAATGCTACCTTACAGAAACCCCTCAGCCAGCTTCTCCTCACCTTCCTCAGGCCTGCTCGCCCTCTCCACCATTGGGCCACCTGGGATCACACCAGGCCCCTTCGTACGCTACAAACCCTCCCCCGACAG ATATGGAGCAGGACAGCGCCCCCTGCTGCCTTATGAGCCCCACCTCAGTGTGGACATCAACTCAAGTGGAGAGTCTTCCTCAGGCTTCACCAGTCAGGACAGCACCATGGAGCGCTGCAAAACAG AACCCCTCTGGCATGTCCCAGCGACGCCGTCTCGAGGACCAGGTGGTGGAGGAGGGCAGAGAAGACTAACCAGACAGGATGTCCCTGGGAAAGACTCTCCAAACAGACACTCGAAG GGCGAGACTCAGTACTCCAGCCACTCCAGCAGTAACACTCTGTCCAGTAACGCCTCCAGCAGCCACAGCGACGAACGCTGGTTCGacggaggagctggaggagagcGAGGAGGCGGGGGTTGCCTCGGCGACCCAGCCGACCCTGACCCCGACCTTCTCAACAAGGGGGGGTCTAACGACAGCGGCATCGACGCCTCGACCCACTACAACAACAATCGCCCCGGAAACATGTCCAACAGCCAGTCCCATAAGCCCATGCACTGCTTTGCGGCCTACAGCGGCGTCCCGGAGCTGTCCGTGGGAAGGAGCAGCGGCAGCAGCGGAGAAGCGAGGAGGCGAGAGTCTTCGCCCATCATACcagctgcagccaatcagaacaaAGGGTACCGGACCAGGACATTCCCGCCTCCGGGCTCCAGCACTGATAAAATTGATGCTTTCAAACCCAG GGCATACACACCACAAGGTTACAGGACTCCGACAGCTGAGAAAGCCCGGCCCGTCCGAGCCGCTACGACAACACCCACTTCAGCTCAGTTAAGCTCTGTCCCTTTGTCCAGCTCCGCCCCCAAGGCCTTTTATGGGAAGAGCAGACAGGCGGCCTGGCAGAACGGCGACACCAGCCCGTCGCCTTTAAACGCAACCACGACATCCAGCTctgacagcagcaacagcaagaA GCAGGTGGATACAAACTCAAAAAACGTTTTTGGACAACCTCGGCTCCGAGCCTCGCTGAGGGACCTGCGTTCCCCCCGACGGACATACAAAAGCACCATTGAAGACGACCTAAAGAAACTGATCATCATGGACAACCCGGGAGAGGCGCCACAAAGAGATCCA TCTCCCAGGCGAACCTTGCAGCGCACCTTTTCAGATGAGTCGCTGTGCAGCGGGCGCAGAGAGGCCAGCTTCGCCAACTCTGAGAAGCCGACGACGCCCACTGACGTACTGTTTACCTGCACACTGCCCACACGCAGACACGCCGTCTCCTCCAACCACATGCAGAGCAAGAAGG TGCCTCTGTCTGCCTCGGAGCTGTCTCTCACAGAAGTTAGAGACAAAGTTCCCCCCCTGAGGAGGCTCGATCCCGGGCTGATGCCTCTTCCTGACACAGCCTGTGGACTCGAGTGGTCCAGCCTGGTCAATGCTGCTAAAGCCTACgaaggtgaggatggaggcacATCAGGATTAG CTCAAAGAGCAGTTTCCCTCTTCTCACTGACTGAGCCACAGGTTGGCGGTCCAGACATGAGACCAGTGGTCAGTCCAGTCCAGTTTCAGACTCCTCAGACACCACGGACCACACCGACCTTCAGCGG cgaCGAGGTGCCCAACGATTTGTCTGGTCGGCTCTACCACCTGGAGGTGATGTTAAAACAGCTGAACACTGACCTGGAGAAA GAGAAGCTGGATAAAGTTGTTCTGCTGGCAGAGATGGCCAACCTGAGAGAGAATAACCAGCGCCTGCAGGAGGAGAGCCACACAGCCAGCGAGCAGCTGCGCAAGTTCAACAGGCTTTTTACTAACAGTGACAAGACAGAGAGTGGCCACGAGGCTCACTCCTAA
- the sipa1l3 gene encoding signal-induced proliferation-associated 1-like protein 3 isoform X2: MNSYRDRGVTCTSSDLLDGGGGGFPQHTAFRHTPNGHPAPGPTDPAIQPRISVPKMGVRARIAEWPPRRAQSRESLLENGQIVSIHHGDDCSTSVSSSVMSSDIGLVRGGVARLPRRRSKDVEFRGGGFGVERCSPFSLRAYPPLRQRSNSEVTLSEQDENEVEVRGGVGMGNLFREYGSTSSIDIQGIPEQSFFDMLSQFHQERPDQRSSAPIHLGELLHAPDSPPSAPLPSAPSPGPTGGEVIGTGRKDGAERVRKKSGGTESSLGTSSLFRKLRSSSRNELDGGKGETTEDGGGRGSADASYKPWVCPKSFVHFDAQSILFDLHEAAAQRGYAAQRRNTATGASAASVSLSVSRSSAPTVNDPVYSSIEDLTLSLDPSSMTPSLGVDLMDGPHGAHSSSPLLLCCPHFLNETGGHGERNISFLSSSAERDGGGDGARGWLRRSNASVSVLEVPIEQQVTRLERLKLYGIEHVDLGARYYRDYFHGKEHSNYFGTEDKLGAVAVSIRREKLEDTKDLKDQYQYRLIVRTSELVTLRGSILEDAVASTGRHGTVRGLPLKEVLEQVVPELNVSCLRLALSTPKVTEQLLKLDEQGLSQKHKVGVLLCRAGQSTEEEMYNNEEASPAFSAFLELLGEQVLLKGFTKYAAQLDTKTDSTGTHSLYTTYQGYEVMFHVSTMLPYMPNNPQQLLRKRHIGNDIVTIIFQEPGALPFTPQNIRSHFQHVFVIVRVHNPCSEGTCYSVAVTRMKDVPPFGPPIPSGVTFRDPETFRNFLLAKVINAETAAHKSEKFHTMATRTRQEYLRDLAENYVSSTPLDSAGKLNNLISLASKKRERSKAREGAELGAAGAVAWRVQAQDFSGGGTELPCALGLSAEYVLLTDCSTKEVVFNCFCADVIGWTPERLALKIFYGRGDHIAVRVPEGCAPDIREMVQRLKSLTVGCETVDMTLRRNGLGQLGFHVRLDGTVAEVEEYGFAWQAGLRQGSRLVEICKVAAVTLTHEQMIDLLRTSVTVKVVIIPPYEEGGPRRGCTEEYEMKTMEQKPEPEPLAAGYRPSPRPTWRWDSPPIPPGLHSAPNPQRWAPMGPPPPPLPRSHKTLMPVPYREPQHLNSKRPVSYPENHYSLSPAVGDRMLPYRNPSASFSSPSSGLLALSTIGPPGITPGPFVRYKPSPDRYGAGQRPLLPYEPHLSVDINSSGESSSGFTSQDSTMERCKTEPLWHVPATPSRGPGGGGGQRRLTRQDVPGKDSPNRHSKGETQYSSHSSSNTLSSNASSSHSDERWFDGGAGGERGGGGCLGDPADPDPDLLNKGGSNDSGIDASTHYNNNRPGNMSNSQSHKPMHCFAAYSGVPELSVGRSSGSSGEARRRESSPIIPAAANQNKGYRTRTFPPPGSSTDKIDAFKPRAYTPQGYRTPTAEKARPVRAATTTPTSAQLSSVPLSSSAPKAFYGKSRQAAWQNGDTSPSPLNATTTSSSDSSNSKKQVDTNSKNVFGQPRLRASLRDLRSPRRTYKSTIEDDLKKLIIMDNPGEAPQRDPSPRRTLQRTFSDESLCSGRREASFANSEKPTTPTDVLFTCTLPTRRHAVSSNHMQSKKVPLSASELSLTEVRDKVPPLRRLDPGLMPLPDTACGLEWSSLVNAAKAYEAQRAVSLFSLTEPQVGGPDMRPVVSPVQFQTPQTPRTTPTFSGDEVPNDLSGRLYHLEVMLKQLNTDLEKEKLDKVVLLAEMANLRENNQRLQEESHTASEQLRKFNRLFTNSDKTESGHEAHS, translated from the exons ATGAACAGCTACAGAGACAGAGGGGTCACTTGCACCTCCTCAGACCTCctggatggaggaggaggagggtttcCCCAGCACACTGCGTTTCGTCACACACCCAATGGCCACCCGGCTCCTGGCCCCACAGATCCAGCCATCCAACCACGCATCTCTGTGCCCAAAATGGGTGTTCGGGCGCGGATTGCAGAATGGCCCCCACGCCGTGCGCAGTCCAGGGAGTCACTACTAGAAAATGGGCAAATTGTCAGCATTCACCATGGAGATGACTGCTCCACTTCAGTTTCCTCATCGGTTATGTCATCTGACATCGGGCTGGTGCGGGGAGGGGTTGCCAGGTTGCCACGACGACGGTCGAAGGATGTAGAGTTTAGAGGAGGAGGGTTTGGCGTTGAAAGATGTTCACCATTTAGCCTGAGAGCGTACCCACCACTGAGACAGCGCTCAAACAGCGAGGTGACGCTGAGCGAACAGGACGAAAATGAG GTGGAGGTTCGTGGAGGTGTCGGGATGGGAAACCTGTTCAGAGAGTATGGCAGCACCTCCTCCATCGACATCCAGGGCATTCCTGAGCAgagcttttttgacatgctcAGCCAGTTCCACCAGGAGAGGCCTGACCAGCGCAGCTCAGCACCCATACACCTCGGGGAGCTGCTGCACGCTCCAGACTCGCCACCAAGCGCACCTCTCCCCTCTGCCCCCTCACCTGGTCCCACAGGTGGGGAAGTAATAGGGACAGGAAGGAAAGACGGAGCTGAGAGAGTGAGGAAGAAAAGTGGAGGGACGGAGTCGTCACTGGGCACCTCCTCTTTGTTCAGGAAACTTAGGAGCTCTAGTCGCAATGAGCTGGATGGAGGGAAAGGAGAAACAACCGAGGACGGGGGAGGCCGGGGTTCAGCAGACGCCTCCTACAAACCGTGGGTATGTCCTAAGAGCTTTGTCCACTTCGATGCTCAGAGCATCCTGTTTGACCTCCACGAGGCAGCGGCTCAGCGGGGCTACGCCGCCCAGAGGAGGAACACGGCCACGGGGGCATCAGCTGCATCAgtgtccctgtctgtctccagaTCCTCGGCTCCAACTGTGAACGACCCAGTGTACTCCAGCATAGAGGATCTGACCCTGAGCCTCGACCCCAGCTCCATGACACCCTCCCTGGGTGTGGACCTAATGGACGGGCCTCATGGAGCCCACAGCTCGAGCCCACTGCTCCTCTGCTGCCCCCACTTCCTCAATGAGACTGGAGGCCACGGGGAGCGCAATATCAGCTTCCTCAGCTCGTCAGCAGAGCGAGACGGAGGAGGAGACGGAGCGAGGGGTTGGCTCAGGAGGAGTAACGCCAGCGTCTCAGTGCTGGAGGTGCCTATTGAACAGCAGGTTACAAGACTGGAAAGACTGAAACTGTACGGCATAGAGCATGTAGATCTGGGGGCCAGGTACTACAGAGACTACTTCCATGGGAAAG AGCACTCAAACTACTTTGGGACAGAGGATAAGCTGGGTGCTGTGGCCGTGAGCATCCGCAGGGAGAAACTGGAAGACACCAAAGACCTGAAAGACCAGTACCAGTACCGCCTTATCGTCCGAACAAGCGAG CTTGTGACCCTGCGAGGCTCCATTTTAGAGGATGCGGTGGCATCTACGGGGAGGCATGGCACGGTGCGGGGTCTGCCGCTCAAGGAAGTCCTGGAGCAGGTCGTCCCTGAGCTCAACGTGTCCTGTTTGAGACTGGCGCTCAGCACACCCAAAGTCACAGAGCAACTGCTTAAACTGGACGAACAGGGG TTGAGTCAGAAGCACAAGGTGGGTGTTCTGCTGTGCCGTGCGGGCCAGAGCACAGAGGAGGAGATGTACAACAACGAGGAGGCGTCACCCGCCTTCTCTGCCTTCCTGGAGCTGCTTGGGGAGCAGGTGCTTCTCAAAGGATTCACCAAATACGCTGCGCAGCTCGACACAAAGA CGGACTCCACGGGCACCCACTCTCTGTACACCACCTACCAGGGCTACGAGGTCATGTTCCACGTGTCTACCATGCTGCCGTACATGCCCAACAACCCACAGCAG CTCCTGAGAAAGAGGCACATAGGGAACGACATTGTCACTATAATCTTTCAGGAGCCAGGAGCATTGCCTTTCACCCCGCAGAATATTCGCTCCCACTTCCAGCACGTCTTTGTTATTGTCCGTGTGCACAACCCCTGCTCTGAAGGCACCTGTTACAG TGTTGCTGTGACAAGAATGAAGGATGTTCCTCCCTTCGGCCCACCCATCCCCAGCGGCGTCACCTTCCGTGACCCAGAAACCTTTCGTAACTTCCTTCTAGCCAAAGTTATCAATGCAGAAACTGCAGCGCACAAGTCAGAGAAGTTCCACACTATGGCGACACGAACGCGGCAGGAGTACCTGCGTGACCTGGCTGAGAACTACGTCAGCAGCACTCCGCTCGACTCTGCTGGCAAGCTTAACAACCTCATCTCCCTCGCATCTAAAAAACGGGAGCGCTCCAAGGCGAGAGAGGGAGCGGAGTTGGGAGCTGCGGGGGCCGTCGCCTGGAGGGTCCAGGCCCAGGACTTCAGTGGAGGTGGGACTGAGCTCCCCTGTGCCTTGGGTTTGTCAGCTGAATACGTCCTCCTGACAGACTGCTCCACCAAAGAGGTGGTGTTCAACTGTTTCTGTGCGGACGTGATTGGCTGGACACCGGAGCGGCTGGCGCTGAAGATCTTTTACGGCAGAGGGGACCACATCGCTGTGCGGGTACCAGAGGGCTGTGCACCAGACATTAGAGAGATGGTGCAGAGGTTAAAG TCGTTGACAGTGGGGTGTGAGACCGTGGATATGACTCTGAGAAGAAACGGACTGGGACAACTGGGCTTCCATGTTCGCCTGGACGGCACTGTGGCTGAG GTGGAGGAATACGGTTTTGCCTGGCAGGCGGGActgagacagggcagtcggttGGTGGAGATCTGCAAGGTTGCTGCAGTGACGCTGACTCACGAGCAGATGATCGACCTCCTAAGGACGTCGGTCACGGTCAAAGTCGTCATCATTCCTCCGTACGAAGAGGGGGGGCCTCGCAG GGGCTGCACAGAGGAGTATGAGATGAAGACCATGGAGCAGAAGCCAGAACCTGAGCCTCTGGCAGCAGGCTATCGACCCTCCCCTCGCCCGACGTGGCGATGGGACAGCCCACCCATTCCTCCAGGGCTCCACAGTGCCCCCAACCCACAGCGCTGGGCCCCCATGGGTCCCCCGCCTCCTCCACTGCCCCGCTCACACAAGACCCTGATGCCTGTTCCCTACAGGGAGCCCCAGCACCTCAACTCTAAGAG GCCAGTGAGCTACCCAGAAAACCACTACAGTCTGTCTCCTGCAGTAGGCGACCGAATGCTACCTTACAGAAACCCCTCAGCCAGCTTCTCCTCACCTTCCTCAGGCCTGCTCGCCCTCTCCACCATTGGGCCACCTGGGATCACACCAGGCCCCTTCGTACGCTACAAACCCTCCCCCGACAG ATATGGAGCAGGACAGCGCCCCCTGCTGCCTTATGAGCCCCACCTCAGTGTGGACATCAACTCAAGTGGAGAGTCTTCCTCAGGCTTCACCAGTCAGGACAGCACCATGGAGCGCTGCAAAACAG AACCCCTCTGGCATGTCCCAGCGACGCCGTCTCGAGGACCAGGTGGTGGAGGAGGGCAGAGAAGACTAACCAGACAGGATGTCCCTGGGAAAGACTCTCCAAACAGACACTCGAAG GGCGAGACTCAGTACTCCAGCCACTCCAGCAGTAACACTCTGTCCAGTAACGCCTCCAGCAGCCACAGCGACGAACGCTGGTTCGacggaggagctggaggagagcGAGGAGGCGGGGGTTGCCTCGGCGACCCAGCCGACCCTGACCCCGACCTTCTCAACAAGGGGGGGTCTAACGACAGCGGCATCGACGCCTCGACCCACTACAACAACAATCGCCCCGGAAACATGTCCAACAGCCAGTCCCATAAGCCCATGCACTGCTTTGCGGCCTACAGCGGCGTCCCGGAGCTGTCCGTGGGAAGGAGCAGCGGCAGCAGCGGAGAAGCGAGGAGGCGAGAGTCTTCGCCCATCATACcagctgcagccaatcagaacaaAGGGTACCGGACCAGGACATTCCCGCCTCCGGGCTCCAGCACTGATAAAATTGATGCTTTCAAACCCAG GGCATACACACCACAAGGTTACAGGACTCCGACAGCTGAGAAAGCCCGGCCCGTCCGAGCCGCTACGACAACACCCACTTCAGCTCAGTTAAGCTCTGTCCCTTTGTCCAGCTCCGCCCCCAAGGCCTTTTATGGGAAGAGCAGACAGGCGGCCTGGCAGAACGGCGACACCAGCCCGTCGCCTTTAAACGCAACCACGACATCCAGCTctgacagcagcaacagcaagaA GCAGGTGGATACAAACTCAAAAAACGTTTTTGGACAACCTCGGCTCCGAGCCTCGCTGAGGGACCTGCGTTCCCCCCGACGGACATACAAAAGCACCATTGAAGACGACCTAAAGAAACTGATCATCATGGACAACCCGGGAGAGGCGCCACAAAGAGATCCA TCTCCCAGGCGAACCTTGCAGCGCACCTTTTCAGATGAGTCGCTGTGCAGCGGGCGCAGAGAGGCCAGCTTCGCCAACTCTGAGAAGCCGACGACGCCCACTGACGTACTGTTTACCTGCACACTGCCCACACGCAGACACGCCGTCTCCTCCAACCACATGCAGAGCAAGAAGG TGCCTCTGTCTGCCTCGGAGCTGTCTCTCACAGAAGTTAGAGACAAAGTTCCCCCCCTGAGGAGGCTCGATCCCGGGCTGATGCCTCTTCCTGACACAGCCTGTGGACTCGAGTGGTCCAGCCTGGTCAATGCTGCTAAAGCCTACgaag CTCAAAGAGCAGTTTCCCTCTTCTCACTGACTGAGCCACAGGTTGGCGGTCCAGACATGAGACCAGTGGTCAGTCCAGTCCAGTTTCAGACTCCTCAGACACCACGGACCACACCGACCTTCAGCGG cgaCGAGGTGCCCAACGATTTGTCTGGTCGGCTCTACCACCTGGAGGTGATGTTAAAACAGCTGAACACTGACCTGGAGAAA GAGAAGCTGGATAAAGTTGTTCTGCTGGCAGAGATGGCCAACCTGAGAGAGAATAACCAGCGCCTGCAGGAGGAGAGCCACACAGCCAGCGAGCAGCTGCGCAAGTTCAACAGGCTTTTTACTAACAGTGACAAGACAGAGAGTGGCCACGAGGCTCACTCCTAA